In a single window of the Papaver somniferum cultivar HN1 chromosome 8, ASM357369v1, whole genome shotgun sequence genome:
- the LOC113302622 gene encoding uncharacterized protein LOC113302622: protein MASTSGTKEVHDEPPPSSSGTAAVKDLMEHVFTWSIDDILNDDLYKYKVEMIPKRFESVQHYLGTYTIPLLEETRMEISSQMEFMSGVPHAEVTSVEESKLHEGSFLYCIKVQNWRNRHGGYGKKPYNPKPSDLFILGNTVPEVASDLQRFGSSWSLASVVEDVKESDSIGHEDTLICFQVKTSKPLTIEMKGGRRKSLFVVFLVTWQQTLEHGRRYICFET from the exons ATGGCATCAACTTCTGGTACCAAAGAAGTTCATGATgaacctcctccttcttcttctggtactgcTGCTGTAAAGGATTTGATGGAACATGTCTTTACTTGGAGTATTGATGATATACTCAACGATGATCTCTACAAATACAAG GTGGAAATGATACCTAAGCGGTTTGAGTCGGTACAACATTATCTTGGTACTTATACTATACCGTTGCTGGAAGAAACTCGCATGGAGATAAGTTCACAAATGGAGTTTATGTCAGGTGTACCTCACGCTGAAGTAACATCAGTAGAGGAGTCGAAGCTGCATGAGGGGTCATTCTTGTATTGCATCAAGGTTCAGAACTGGAGAAACCGGCATGGTGGATATGGCAAAAAACCATACAATCCCAAACCTTCAGATCTGTTTATTTTGGGCAATACTGTACCTGAAGTTGCTTCAGACTTGCAGCGGTTTGGAAGCAGTTGGTCTTTGGCTTCAGTTGTAGAAGATGTGAAAGAGTCCGATTCTATTGGACACGAAGATACACTCATATGCTTTCAGGTTAAGACCTCAAAGCCCTTAACGATAGAGATGAAAGGGGGCAGGAGGAAATCACTTTTTGTGGTGTTTCTGGTAACTTGGCAACAAACACTAGAACATGGAAGGCGCTACATATGTTTCGAAACTTGA